In Edaphobacter paludis, a single window of DNA contains:
- the hypD gene encoding hydrogenase formation protein HypD yields MKYLDEYRDGDVAAKIVAEIRRVQTRPWVLMEVCGGQTHSIVKHGIDHLLPEGIELVHGPGCPVCVTPLEMIDKAHAIAQRKDVIFCSFGDMLRVPGSNGDLFTIKSQGGDVRIVYSPLDCLKIARTNPAKQVVFFAIGFETTAPANAMLVWRAREEGVKNVSILVSHVLVPPAIASILQSPLNRVQGFLGPGHVCAVMGYREYEPLSARFKVPIVITGFEPLDILQGTLMTIRQLEEGRAVVENEYSRILNRDGNIGAQKLVANVFEISDRKWRGVGTIPKSGYKLRWEFRDHDAERLFDVKHIDTKEPEACISGQILRGLKKPHDCPAFGTGCTPQKPLGATMVSAEGACAAYYAYGRHLEQHREATQYVSVESVRGAA; encoded by the coding sequence ATGAAATATCTCGATGAGTATCGCGATGGTGATGTGGCAGCGAAGATCGTGGCGGAGATTCGGCGCGTGCAGACGCGGCCATGGGTGCTGATGGAGGTGTGTGGGGGACAGACGCATTCGATCGTGAAGCATGGGATCGATCATCTGCTGCCCGAAGGAATCGAACTGGTGCATGGGCCGGGGTGTCCGGTTTGCGTGACTCCGCTGGAGATGATCGATAAGGCGCATGCGATCGCTCAACGGAAGGATGTGATCTTCTGCTCGTTTGGCGACATGCTGCGGGTCCCTGGTTCGAATGGAGACCTGTTCACGATCAAGTCTCAGGGCGGCGATGTTCGGATCGTATATTCGCCGCTGGATTGTCTGAAGATCGCTCGCACCAATCCGGCCAAGCAGGTGGTGTTTTTCGCGATCGGGTTTGAGACGACCGCGCCAGCGAATGCAATGCTGGTGTGGAGAGCGCGGGAAGAAGGCGTGAAGAACGTTTCCATCCTGGTTTCGCATGTGTTGGTGCCACCCGCGATCGCTTCGATTCTGCAATCGCCACTCAACCGGGTGCAGGGTTTTCTGGGGCCCGGACATGTGTGCGCGGTAATGGGGTACCGCGAATATGAGCCGCTAAGCGCGCGCTTCAAGGTGCCGATCGTAATTACGGGCTTCGAGCCGCTGGACATCCTTCAGGGAACCCTGATGACGATTCGTCAACTGGAAGAGGGGCGGGCCGTGGTGGAGAACGAATACTCCCGAATACTGAACCGAGACGGGAACATAGGAGCGCAGAAGCTGGTGGCTAACGTCTTCGAGATCAGCGACCGCAAGTGGCGCGGCGTAGGCACGATTCCGAAGAGCGGCTACAAGTTGCGATGGGAGTTCCGCGACCATGACGCGGAGCGGCTGTTCGATGTAAAGCACATTGATACGAAGGAGCCCGAGGCCTGCATCAGCGGACAGATTCTGCGCGGTCTGAAGAAGCCGCATGACTGCCCCGCGTTCGGGACGGGGTGCACGCCGCAGAAGCCGCTGGGAGCCACGATGGTATCGGCGGAGGGAGCATGCGCGGCGTATTACGCCTATGGGCGGCACCTCGAACAGCACAGGGAGGCAACCCAGTATGTAAGTGTGGAGTCGGTTCGAGGTGCTGCATGA
- a CDS encoding glycoside hydrolase family 3 C-terminal domain-containing protein: MAQAVPADYGNDARIDALLHKLTLEEKMNLIRGERENPATYQGQAGFLPGVPRLHIPSLRFSDGPPGVLTRVPAQAETATMGVAATFSIKDVEANGVVIGRQARSLGIDVVLQPFINMDRDITFERGYNTFGEDPLLTGAMGAAEIRGIQSQDVMAQAKHYLAYDSNSYNMFVDQQTLHEVYAAPFADAVKAGVSSIMCSYNRINGSFACGNADILKTLLKGQLGFKGFVTSDWGAVHSASFINNGLDIEMPGFNGFFETGPERKTLHRKPNDGAMGGMEVGTIPEEPPAVDHSGAFPKDSDHMKMRDALKDGSVTEATITTAARRVLYEMDRFGYLDGHQKHTITPQDIEKNASVIRQTAEDAAVLLKNDHALPLKATELQSVALIGPGAGQVAAIGVFGERSGGLTERQIGPLDALRKLAPGAHISYSVDDDMTGVPIEASMLSHDGKPGLLRTDGTGTTTVDPQLDFTNSNHKALAANGTFTWKGTLTVPSEGVYWIYLQALGARAALQIDGKGVGRTGANQGDVHGDIQQATQDNIFPTTDGLDNVRRTVRLTAGSHDIKVEASGDTSDNPEQVRLNWLTPERRLHDHQAAIEIAKKVHTPIVFLWTRGEPNFGLPGDQDKLVEEIAAVNPNTIVVLNVSQPIAMPWLSKVKAVLQMWWPGDEGGWATADILLGKVNPAGRLPFTWAKKIEDYPATDPAYPERSAKGVAGKTTFSEGVDVGYRWFDKQKIEPLFPFGYGLSYSTFNYSDLKVAKAADGGLDVSVRVKNVGPLKGDEVPQVYLDAPLQRPEGVQFAPKTLAAFERVTLGVGETEEVRMHVAPRSLEYWSVAENRWVRSGERRVRVGGSSRDLKLESVAK; the protein is encoded by the coding sequence ATGGCGCAAGCTGTTCCTGCGGACTATGGGAACGATGCCCGGATCGACGCCCTGCTGCACAAGTTGACTCTCGAAGAGAAGATGAATCTCATTCGCGGCGAACGCGAAAATCCTGCGACCTATCAGGGCCAAGCAGGATTTCTTCCAGGAGTGCCGAGGCTTCATATACCGTCGCTACGATTCTCCGATGGCCCCCCGGGAGTGTTGACGCGCGTTCCTGCACAGGCTGAGACCGCGACAATGGGCGTCGCTGCCACCTTCAGCATAAAAGATGTGGAAGCAAATGGTGTTGTTATTGGACGTCAGGCGCGGTCGCTTGGGATAGATGTTGTGCTGCAGCCCTTCATCAACATGGACCGCGACATTACCTTTGAACGTGGCTACAACACTTTCGGGGAAGATCCTCTGTTGACGGGAGCGATGGGCGCTGCAGAGATTCGTGGAATTCAGTCTCAAGACGTCATGGCACAAGCAAAGCACTATCTTGCTTACGACTCTAATTCATACAACATGTTCGTCGATCAGCAGACCCTGCACGAGGTCTATGCCGCACCATTTGCAGACGCGGTGAAAGCAGGAGTGTCTTCCATAATGTGTTCGTATAACCGCATCAATGGATCATTCGCGTGCGGCAATGCAGACATCCTAAAGACTTTGTTAAAGGGACAACTCGGCTTTAAAGGCTTTGTTACATCAGATTGGGGAGCAGTCCACAGCGCCTCCTTTATCAACAATGGATTGGACATTGAGATGCCCGGCTTTAATGGCTTCTTCGAAACGGGTCCGGAGAGAAAAACCCTACATCGGAAGCCGAACGATGGGGCCATGGGCGGCATGGAGGTAGGGACGATCCCGGAGGAACCACCCGCAGTAGACCATTCAGGAGCGTTTCCAAAAGATTCAGACCACATGAAAATGCGTGATGCTTTGAAGGACGGCTCCGTCACAGAGGCTACGATCACAACTGCAGCGCGCCGTGTCCTCTATGAAATGGATAGGTTTGGATATCTGGATGGCCATCAGAAGCATACGATCACACCACAGGACATCGAGAAGAATGCATCGGTCATTCGTCAGACGGCGGAGGATGCGGCGGTTCTATTAAAGAACGATCATGCACTTCCATTGAAAGCCACTGAGTTGCAATCAGTGGCACTCATCGGTCCCGGAGCCGGCCAGGTCGCTGCAATCGGTGTTTTCGGCGAGCGGTCAGGAGGTTTAACCGAAAGGCAGATCGGGCCGTTGGACGCGTTGAGGAAGCTTGCGCCTGGTGCACATATAAGCTACTCCGTGGATGACGATATGACCGGTGTTCCCATCGAAGCATCAATGCTCTCGCATGATGGAAAGCCAGGCTTGTTGCGTACGGACGGTACGGGAACCACGACAGTCGATCCGCAACTCGACTTCACCAATAGCAACCATAAAGCGCTCGCTGCGAATGGAACCTTCACTTGGAAAGGCACTTTAACGGTACCCAGCGAAGGTGTGTATTGGATTTATCTTCAGGCACTCGGAGCAAGGGCGGCTTTGCAGATTGATGGAAAGGGAGTCGGTCGAACTGGGGCAAATCAGGGTGATGTCCACGGAGACATTCAACAAGCTACACAAGACAACATCTTTCCTACAACGGATGGACTTGACAACGTACGCCGAACAGTTCGATTGACTGCTGGATCGCATGACATTAAGGTCGAGGCTAGTGGCGACACGTCAGACAATCCAGAGCAGGTGCGGCTCAATTGGCTCACACCCGAACGGCGACTCCACGACCATCAAGCTGCTATTGAGATTGCAAAGAAGGTTCATACACCAATAGTGTTTCTATGGACGCGCGGCGAACCGAACTTCGGGTTACCAGGCGACCAGGACAAACTCGTCGAGGAGATCGCAGCGGTGAATCCCAATACGATCGTGGTTCTAAATGTAAGCCAGCCAATCGCCATGCCATGGCTCAGCAAAGTGAAGGCCGTGCTACAGATGTGGTGGCCAGGAGACGAGGGTGGTTGGGCGACTGCGGACATTCTGCTCGGGAAAGTGAATCCTGCTGGTCGGCTGCCTTTTACGTGGGCTAAAAAGATCGAAGATTACCCAGCGACAGATCCTGCTTATCCTGAGCGTTCGGCCAAAGGCGTCGCCGGCAAGACCACCTTCTCCGAAGGAGTGGATGTTGGCTATCGTTGGTTCGATAAGCAGAAGATCGAGCCTCTTTTTCCGTTTGGCTATGGTCTGTCCTACAGCACCTTTAACTATTCGGATCTAAAGGTAGCCAAAGCCGCGGATGGTGGGCTCGATGTCTCGGTGCGGGTCAAAAACGTCGGTCCTCTGAAGGGCGATGAAGTCCCTCAAGTGTATTTGGACGCCCCTTTGCAGCGTCCGGAAGGAGTTCAATTTGCCCCTAAGACGCTTGCTGCTTTTGAGCGTGTCACGCTTGGCGTTGGCGAAACCGAAGAAGTCAGAATGCATGTTGCGCCTCGTAGCCTCGAGTACTGGTCCGTCGCCGAGAATCGCTGGGTCCGATCAGGGGAGAGGCGGGTACGTGTCGGTGGATCGTCAAGGGACCTGAAGCTCGAATCGGTCGCGAAGTAA
- a CDS encoding substrate-binding domain-containing protein yields the protein MPAVIFCGSDLIAMGAMNALEEAGVRVPEDISILGIDNISFAFLARPPLTTINAPREQLGIKAFVALEKMLKLKRHKGAGYTLETELVVRKSRGIARKGKLRAFNR from the coding sequence ATGCCCGCTGTTATTTTCTGTGGCAGCGATCTCATTGCGATGGGGGCGATGAACGCTCTTGAGGAAGCTGGCGTCAGAGTACCTGAGGATATATCCATCCTGGGCATTGACAATATCTCCTTCGCCTTTCTGGCGCGGCCGCCACTCACGACGATAAACGCACCTCGCGAACAACTCGGGATAAAAGCTTTCGTCGCCCTGGAAAAGATGCTCAAACTCAAGCGCCATAAGGGTGCGGGATATACCTTGGAGACCGAATTAGTCGTGCGTAAGTCCAGGGGCATTGCACGAAAAGGCAAGTTGCGGGCATTCAATCGCTAA
- the galE gene encoding UDP-glucose 4-epimerase GalE has product MRVLLVGGAGYIGSHVALRLSERGFVPVIYDNFSTGHRRFVDQFEVIQGEMADCECLRHALKNIDAVIHFAAKAYVGESILKPREYYTTNMTDALTLLNATVDAGIRKFIFSSSCAVYGVPEQLPIRETTPRIPINPYGQTKAAFEDALRSYSAAYGLRFVALRYFNAAGADESGTLGEMRSTETHLIPLVLKAALRRSQQVNIFGNDYTTPDGTCIRDYIHVNDLASAHVSALELLFNEGESDVFNLGTGVGFSVLEVIAAAEKVSSLRVPRAILPRRTGDPPILVCDGEHARRKLHWSPQRGLIEILRTAWKWQIANQADDLLSTPLRQSSAQHRPLSIYHAQDAYQSAGRQSVSDKGASR; this is encoded by the coding sequence GTGAGAGTCCTGTTGGTAGGGGGAGCCGGATACATAGGATCCCATGTTGCCCTGCGCCTTAGCGAGCGTGGCTTTGTCCCAGTCATTTACGACAACTTCAGCACTGGCCACCGGCGGTTCGTAGATCAATTTGAAGTCATTCAGGGCGAAATGGCCGATTGCGAATGTCTGCGTCACGCCCTTAAGAATATCGACGCCGTGATTCATTTTGCGGCCAAAGCCTATGTCGGCGAATCCATTCTCAAACCCAGGGAATACTACACAACCAACATGACCGACGCCTTAACTCTGCTCAATGCAACAGTAGACGCAGGAATAAGGAAATTTATCTTTTCTTCCAGCTGCGCCGTGTACGGAGTACCGGAGCAGCTGCCTATCCGAGAAACAACCCCAAGAATTCCAATCAATCCATATGGACAGACCAAGGCGGCTTTTGAAGATGCCTTGAGAAGCTATTCGGCAGCGTACGGCCTTAGATTTGTTGCTCTTCGATACTTCAATGCGGCTGGTGCAGACGAGTCGGGAACGCTGGGGGAAATGCGATCGACGGAAACCCACCTCATCCCACTCGTTTTGAAAGCAGCGTTACGGCGCTCCCAACAAGTGAACATTTTTGGGAATGACTATACGACCCCCGATGGCACTTGTATTCGTGACTATATCCACGTCAACGATCTCGCGTCTGCGCACGTCAGCGCTCTAGAGTTGTTGTTTAACGAAGGGGAGTCTGATGTTTTCAATCTAGGAACTGGGGTTGGATTTTCTGTTTTGGAAGTTATTGCGGCAGCGGAAAAAGTATCCTCCTTGCGTGTTCCACGGGCGATTCTCCCCAGGCGCACTGGCGATCCACCAATACTCGTTTGCGATGGAGAGCATGCGCGAAGGAAGCTTCATTGGTCCCCTCAACGTGGTTTGATTGAGATACTTAGAACCGCATGGAAGTGGCAGATTGCCAATCAGGCCGACGATCTGCTCTCAACCCCACTTCGGCAGTCCAGTGCCCAACATCGCCCCTTAAGCATCTACCACGCTCAGGATGCCTATCAATCGGCCGGACGGCAGTCCGTTAGTGATAAAGGTGCGAGTCGCTAG
- the hypF gene encoding carbamoyltransferase HypF produces MQSYLPCSKTRHHILVRGIVQGVGFRPFVYKLATSLELAGFVFNSSSGVTIEVEGDASAIRTFIDSLKLHPPQLAEILDLTVSEIVPEGRKGFDILESREEPGEFALVSPDAGTCDACWRDFGDPSNRRFGYPFTNCTHCGPRYTIIRDIPYDRPKTTMSEFVMCKECSAEYGDPADRRFHAQPNACAVCGPSLCLVPSGASPDDCSFTGKDSLPPIRMARQLLREGKIVAVKGLGGFLLACDASNAAAAAELRRRKRRPDKPFALMARDLQAIKSICAVSPADEAALQHLRRPIVVLSRLSPEDAGGNNLPDVLAPGNNTLGIMLPYTPLHYLLFSDSPGSASEFTALVMTSGNLSEEPIVVSNADALQRLSSIADWFLLHNRDIATRVDDSVVRIFERRERVLRRSRGFVPLAIDLNIELNQVLAVGAELKNTFCLTRGRHAILSQHIGDLENYESMCFFGETLEKMKHLFQISPTAIAYDLHPDYRSTRMALDSGIDRRFAVQHHHAHIASCMAENHLRGKVIGVAMDGTGLGTDGTIWGGEFLVANLAGFERRGHLRTVPLPGGDAAIRQPWRMALSYLRDSFGSQIPEEIAFLKAVPGAQLNLVDTMISRHIQTVQTSSCGRLFDAVAALLGLGSEVTFEGQAAIALEMAVEPSVTDRYEYGLQQAEPIVVDLRQTVVAVVRDLARGRRPNEIAACFHNTLSAAIVEVCCCIRKSDGLDRVCLSGGVFQNQILLGLTARELRRLGFGVFLHALVPANDGGISLGQAVIANELLRRGD; encoded by the coding sequence ATGCAGTCTTATCTCCCATGCTCGAAGACACGGCACCACATTCTGGTTCGAGGCATCGTGCAGGGAGTCGGCTTTCGACCTTTCGTCTACAAACTTGCTACGTCACTTGAACTGGCCGGGTTCGTCTTCAATTCTTCATCGGGCGTGACGATAGAAGTCGAGGGCGACGCCTCCGCAATTCGAACATTTATCGATAGCCTGAAACTCCATCCGCCACAACTCGCAGAGATTCTAGATCTAACCGTTTCCGAAATTGTGCCCGAAGGGCGCAAAGGATTCGACATTCTTGAAAGCCGAGAGGAGCCCGGTGAATTCGCCTTGGTCTCTCCAGACGCCGGCACCTGCGATGCCTGCTGGCGCGACTTCGGAGATCCTTCCAACCGGCGCTTCGGCTATCCCTTCACCAATTGCACCCACTGTGGCCCGCGCTACACCATCATCCGTGACATTCCCTACGATCGCCCGAAGACAACGATGTCGGAGTTCGTGATGTGCAAAGAGTGTAGCGCTGAATACGGCGATCCAGCCGATCGGCGATTCCACGCTCAACCGAACGCCTGCGCGGTCTGCGGGCCTTCGCTATGTCTTGTCCCGAGCGGCGCTTCACCGGACGACTGTTCCTTTACCGGCAAGGATTCGCTTCCACCGATTCGCATGGCGAGGCAACTGCTGCGGGAGGGCAAGATCGTGGCCGTCAAAGGATTGGGCGGCTTCCTGCTTGCATGCGATGCCAGCAACGCCGCCGCGGCCGCTGAATTGCGTCGACGAAAGCGCCGCCCCGATAAACCTTTTGCCCTGATGGCGCGCGATCTGCAAGCGATCAAGAGCATCTGCGCCGTATCCCCTGCTGACGAGGCCGCGCTTCAGCATCTGCGCAGGCCTATCGTAGTTCTGTCCCGCCTCTCGCCTGAAGATGCAGGTGGCAACAATCTACCGGACGTTCTCGCTCCGGGAAACAACACGCTCGGTATTATGCTCCCGTATACGCCACTGCATTACCTGCTCTTCAGCGATTCACCGGGATCGGCGTCGGAGTTTACCGCGCTCGTCATGACGAGCGGCAATCTCAGCGAAGAGCCGATTGTGGTATCGAATGCCGATGCGCTCCAGCGGCTGTCGAGCATCGCCGATTGGTTTCTGCTGCATAACCGCGACATAGCCACGCGAGTGGACGATTCGGTGGTTCGTATCTTCGAGCGGCGCGAACGCGTGCTGCGTCGATCCCGTGGCTTCGTTCCCTTAGCCATCGACCTGAATATTGAGTTGAATCAAGTCCTCGCCGTAGGGGCTGAGCTGAAGAATACGTTCTGCCTTACCCGAGGCAGACACGCCATCCTGAGCCAGCACATCGGGGACCTTGAAAACTACGAAAGCATGTGCTTCTTCGGCGAGACGCTGGAGAAGATGAAACATCTCTTCCAGATTTCGCCTACGGCCATTGCATATGACCTGCATCCCGACTATCGAAGTACACGCATGGCGCTTGACTCCGGCATCGATCGCAGATTTGCCGTACAGCATCATCACGCACACATAGCCAGCTGCATGGCCGAAAATCACCTTCGGGGAAAGGTCATCGGCGTCGCCATGGACGGCACCGGGCTTGGAACCGATGGCACGATCTGGGGCGGCGAATTTCTGGTGGCCAATCTAGCCGGATTCGAGCGCCGCGGCCACCTCCGCACGGTGCCGTTGCCCGGCGGCGATGCGGCTATACGTCAGCCCTGGCGGATGGCCCTGAGCTATCTCCGGGATTCGTTCGGATCCCAGATCCCTGAGGAGATTGCCTTTTTGAAAGCAGTTCCTGGCGCACAGCTCAATCTCGTGGACACCATGATCTCGCGCCATATACAAACCGTCCAGACTTCCTCGTGCGGGCGGCTGTTCGATGCTGTCGCAGCGCTCTTGGGATTAGGTTCCGAGGTCACATTCGAAGGGCAGGCGGCCATCGCGCTGGAGATGGCCGTGGAGCCAAGCGTCACGGACCGCTACGAATACGGCCTGCAGCAAGCGGAACCCATCGTCGTCGATCTTCGTCAAACCGTCGTGGCGGTCGTCAGAGATCTTGCCAGAGGGCGACGGCCAAACGAAATCGCCGCCTGCTTTCACAACACGCTCAGCGCCGCCATCGTCGAGGTCTGCTGCTGCATTCGCAAGAGCGATGGATTGGACCGCGTCTGCCTGAGCGGCGGGGTGTTCCAGAACCAAATTCTGCTGGGGCTTACGGCGCGAGAGTTGCGGCGTTTGGGGTTTGGAGTATTCTTACACGCGTTGGTGCCCGCGAACGACGGCGGTATTTCATTAGGACAAGCCGTTATCGCGAATGAACTGTTACGTCGAGGAGACTAA
- a CDS encoding HypC/HybG/HupF family hydrogenase formation chaperone, producing MNCYVEETNMCLAIPGKVVETYDQRGLRMAKVQFGGIVREACLEYVPDTQLGEYVLVHVGFAISRVDEAEAERTYQALKDLDQLTELESPVVEEIPETDKPSSPAWMKGGTNGGGDRQ from the coding sequence ATGAACTGTTACGTCGAGGAGACTAACATGTGCCTGGCGATTCCCGGCAAAGTAGTCGAGACCTACGACCAACGCGGTTTGCGGATGGCCAAGGTCCAGTTCGGGGGCATTGTTCGCGAAGCATGCCTGGAGTACGTACCCGACACGCAACTGGGCGAATACGTCCTGGTCCATGTTGGTTTCGCCATCAGCCGCGTCGATGAAGCGGAGGCCGAGCGCACCTACCAGGCGCTGAAAGATCTGGATCAGCTAACCGAGTTGGAATCGCCCGTGGTCGAGGAGATCCCGGAGACGGACAAGCCGTCCTCCCCCGCGTGGATGAAAGGCGGCACGAACGGCGGGGGGGATCGACAATGA
- a CDS encoding SIS domain-containing protein produces MSEGIASRSNDGTPAAVAQKHDWRGMVMHKCKESIEVKEKFFETYAELIGELSAKMAARFEQGHQLWVMGNGGSACDAQHIAVEFIHPIIEKRRALPAFDLVSQMAVLTAIANDKDYARIFVDQIELHGKPGDMALAISTSGNSPNLIYALEAAKRKDMLTIAFSGKDGGRLAGAAEYCFTVPSYSTHRIQESHVTLLHILWDLIHVSMGEEDVI; encoded by the coding sequence ATGAGCGAGGGGATAGCTTCGAGGAGCAATGACGGTACGCCAGCAGCAGTGGCGCAGAAGCATGACTGGCGCGGCATGGTGATGCATAAATGCAAAGAGTCCATCGAGGTGAAGGAGAAGTTTTTTGAGACGTACGCGGAGTTGATTGGTGAATTGAGCGCCAAGATGGCCGCGCGATTCGAGCAAGGACATCAGCTTTGGGTAATGGGAAATGGCGGGAGTGCGTGCGATGCGCAGCACATTGCCGTGGAGTTCATTCATCCGATTATCGAAAAACGACGAGCTCTGCCGGCGTTCGATCTGGTCAGTCAGATGGCTGTGCTGACTGCGATTGCGAACGACAAAGATTATGCGCGAATCTTTGTGGACCAGATTGAACTGCATGGCAAACCAGGAGACATGGCGCTGGCGATCTCGACCAGCGGCAACTCACCGAATCTGATCTATGCGCTGGAGGCAGCGAAACGCAAGGACATGCTGACGATCGCCTTTTCTGGTAAGGATGGCGGACGGCTTGCAGGAGCAGCTGAGTATTGCTTTACAGTACCGAGCTACAGCACGCATCGCATTCAGGAGTCACACGTTACGCTGCTTCACATACTGTGGGACCTGATCCACGTCTCGATGGGTGAGGAGGATGTGATTTGA
- a CDS encoding glycosyltransferase family 2 protein, with protein MKLLIAIPALNEEASIEDIIKRCLDARDEIIGNTPITEVAITVISDGSTDRTVELARRHAPDVQLIVFKKNRGYGAAIQEAWQQSDADLLAFLDADGTCDPRFFASLARSLWNEHADVVLGCRLTAGTQMPLLRQTGNLIFAGLLSLLSGRRIRDTASGMRIVRREAYNRLRPLPSGLHFTPAMSARALLDRGARINLVEIDMPYYERVGDSKLKAGRDGLRFLGIITKTAVIYRPIRLIALLAAGTLTFAVSLYLCSFRK; from the coding sequence ATGAAGCTACTCATCGCTATTCCAGCTCTGAACGAAGAAGCGAGCATCGAAGACATAATCAAGCGCTGTCTCGACGCGCGGGACGAGATTATCGGCAACACGCCGATTACAGAGGTCGCCATCACAGTCATTAGCGACGGCTCTACAGATCGGACAGTCGAGTTGGCTCGCCGACACGCTCCGGATGTTCAACTCATCGTATTCAAAAAAAATCGGGGATATGGGGCGGCCATTCAAGAAGCATGGCAACAATCGGATGCTGACCTTCTCGCCTTTCTGGATGCTGACGGCACCTGCGATCCCAGGTTTTTCGCCAGCCTCGCGCGATCTTTGTGGAACGAACACGCTGACGTCGTACTCGGATGCCGGCTGACCGCCGGCACCCAAATGCCACTGCTCAGACAGACCGGCAATCTGATTTTCGCCGGTCTGCTTAGTCTGCTCTCCGGACGTCGCATTCGCGACACTGCCAGCGGCATGCGCATTGTGCGGAGAGAGGCCTATAACCGATTGCGTCCCCTACCCAGCGGTCTGCACTTCACACCGGCGATGAGTGCACGTGCGCTGCTCGATCGCGGAGCTCGCATTAATCTTGTGGAAATTGATATGCCCTATTACGAGCGTGTGGGCGATTCCAAGTTGAAGGCTGGCCGAGACGGCCTCCGTTTCTTGGGGATTATTACCAAAACCGCTGTTATCTATCGCCCCATCCGCCTGATAGCCCTTCTCGCGGCGGGAACGCTCACATTCGCCGTCTCTCTGTATCTTTGCAGCTTCCGAAAGTGA
- a CDS encoding EamA family transporter — protein sequence METASCLFQLVTVATALYPMIAVVLAVVLLRERFRLVQVIGLGFAVAAIVVFSL from the coding sequence TTGGAAACGGCGTCATGCCTCTTTCAGTTAGTCACGGTCGCGACCGCTCTCTATCCCATGATTGCCGTGGTTCTCGCAGTCGTACTTCTTCGTGAGCGGTTTCGATTGGTTCAGGTAATTGGGCTGGGATTTGCCGTAGCTGCGATTGTGGTTTTCTCGCTATAG
- a CDS encoding EamA family transporter: MLGYRRVTTKALDEPHLRRVFSNLACGRLPVIRAFFYPGKSVFAYSAENLTWALLSGVLNALGAWALFAALKSGGKASIVVPVTALYPLVVIALVPFILKESITTFQRRLISK, encoded by the coding sequence ATGTTGGGGTATCGCCGGGTTACTACAAAAGCTCTCGACGAACCACATCTCCGCAGAGTCTTCTCTAATTTGGCTTGTGGTCGGCTTCCTGTTATTCGAGCCTTTTTTTATCCCGGTAAATCCGTATTCGCCTACTCTGCTGAGAATCTTACCTGGGCGCTCTTGAGCGGTGTATTAAATGCACTGGGTGCCTGGGCGCTCTTTGCCGCTTTGAAGAGTGGCGGTAAAGCATCTATTGTTGTCCCGGTTACTGCGTTGTACCCTCTGGTGGTCATCGCACTCGTTCCTTTCATCTTGAAGGAATCGATTACGACTTTCCAGCGCCGCCTTATCTCCAAGTAG